A single genomic interval of Pelagerythrobacter marensis harbors:
- a CDS encoding type 1 glutamine amidotransferase domain-containing protein, with translation MARALILATDGFEQSELTGPRDNLEQAGIETTIASLEDGEIRGWDRKDWGESVKVDLTVGEVEVGDYDALVLPGGQINPDVLRMDDDAVALVRRFAEAGKTVAAICHAPWLLAEAGLIEGKTVTSWPSIRTDLRNAGANVVDQEVAEDGIFITSRKPDDIPAFSKAIIARLGGEGRQAA, from the coding sequence ATGGCACGCGCACTTATCCTTGCCACCGACGGCTTCGAACAATCCGAGCTTACCGGCCCGCGCGACAATCTGGAACAGGCCGGCATCGAGACGACGATCGCCAGCCTGGAGGACGGCGAAATCCGCGGCTGGGACCGGAAGGACTGGGGCGAGAGCGTCAAGGTCGACCTTACCGTGGGCGAAGTCGAGGTGGGCGACTACGACGCGCTCGTCCTGCCGGGCGGCCAGATCAATCCCGACGTGCTGCGAATGGACGACGACGCGGTCGCGCTGGTCCGCCGCTTCGCGGAGGCAGGCAAGACCGTCGCGGCAATCTGCCACGCGCCCTGGCTGCTGGCCGAAGCCGGCCTGATCGAGGGCAAGACGGTGACGAGCTGGCCTTCGATCCGCACCGACCTGAGGAACGCAGGCGCGAACGTCGTCGACCAGGAGGTGGCCGAAGACGGCATCTTCATCACCAGCCGCAAGCCGGACGACATTCCGGCCTTTTCGAAAGCGATCATCGCCCGGCTCGGGGGCGAAGGCCGCCAGGCGGCCTGA
- a CDS encoding 2Fe-2S iron-sulfur cluster-binding protein: MRVRFVSPRGAVIEAEGEEGTPLLDLAQAAGMPLEGTCEGQMACSTCHVIVAAEWFARLPEASEEEEDMLDLAAGVQRTSRLSCQILLREELDGLEVRIPPESHDMSVI, encoded by the coding sequence GTGCGGGTGCGCTTCGTCTCGCCGCGCGGCGCGGTGATCGAGGCCGAGGGGGAGGAGGGCACGCCGCTGCTCGATCTGGCGCAGGCCGCCGGCATGCCGCTGGAGGGGACGTGCGAAGGGCAGATGGCGTGTTCCACCTGCCATGTGATCGTCGCCGCCGAATGGTTCGCGCGCCTGCCCGAAGCAAGCGAGGAGGAAGAGGACATGCTCGACCTCGCCGCCGGGGTTCAGCGGACCAGCCGCCTGTCGTGCCAGATCCTGCTGCGCGAAGAGCTGGACGGCCTGGAAGTCCGCATCCCGCCCGAAAGCCACGATATGAGCGTGATCTGA
- a CDS encoding cysteine desulfurase family protein — protein sequence MIYLDYQATTPLAPEAREAMLRWLDGPEGTAFANPHSPHRMGRQAAAAVEIARERVAALLPPGGRVIFTGNACEAVNLAMRGSAPHRAPGIAFSAIEHPAVRDTARALGNAVEIPVDGEGLTDPAAALPEGTGLIAVMAVNNEIGTIQPVAEWSERARRNGALFLCDAVQACGKMDVPAADMIAISAHKMHGPKGIGALWVRDGLELDPQVTGGLQEGLRSGTLSPALCAGFGAAAQVAKARMEEDAAHIERLWTRARELFSGWTLNGAADPRWHGNLNIRREGLDVARLMSECREVMFSAGSACASGSGKTSHVLKAIGLSEAQAKTAIRIGFGRYTTIEQLERGAGLIEAAAEAQGA from the coding sequence ATGATCTATCTCGATTACCAGGCGACCACGCCGCTGGCGCCCGAGGCGCGCGAAGCGATGCTGCGCTGGCTCGACGGGCCGGAAGGCACGGCCTTCGCCAATCCCCACAGCCCGCACCGCATGGGGCGGCAGGCGGCGGCGGCGGTCGAGATCGCGCGCGAGCGGGTCGCCGCGCTCCTGCCGCCCGGCGGGCGGGTGATCTTCACCGGCAATGCCTGCGAAGCGGTGAACCTGGCGATGCGCGGTTCGGCGCCGCATCGCGCGCCGGGCATCGCCTTTTCCGCGATCGAGCACCCCGCGGTCCGCGATACCGCGCGGGCGCTGGGCAATGCGGTCGAAATCCCGGTCGATGGCGAGGGACTGACCGATCCCGCCGCGGCGCTGCCGGAGGGCACCGGGCTGATCGCGGTGATGGCGGTCAACAACGAGATCGGCACGATCCAGCCGGTCGCCGAATGGAGCGAACGGGCACGCCGGAACGGCGCGCTGTTCCTGTGCGACGCGGTCCAGGCCTGCGGCAAGATGGACGTGCCCGCCGCCGACATGATCGCGATCAGCGCGCACAAGATGCACGGGCCGAAGGGGATCGGCGCGCTGTGGGTGCGCGACGGGCTGGAACTCGATCCGCAGGTCACCGGCGGGCTGCAGGAAGGCCTGCGGTCCGGCACGCTCAGCCCCGCGCTCTGCGCCGGGTTCGGCGCGGCGGCGCAAGTGGCGAAAGCGCGGATGGAGGAGGACGCGGCGCATATCGAGAGGCTGTGGACCCGCGCACGTGAGCTGTTCTCCGGCTGGACGCTCAACGGCGCCGCCGACCCCCGCTGGCACGGCAATCTCAACATCCGCCGGGAAGGTCTCGATGTCGCCCGCCTGATGAGCGAATGCCGCGAGGTCATGTTCTCCGCCGGGTCGGCCTGCGCCAGCGGCTCGGGCAAGACCAGCCACGTGCTGAAGGCGATCGGCCTGTCGGAAGCGCAGGCGAAGACCGCGATCCGCATCGGCTTCGGCCGCTATACCACGATCGAACAGCTCGAGCGCGGTGCCGGGCTGATCGAGGCCGCGGCGGAGGCGCAAGGCGCGTGA
- a CDS encoding cysteine desulfurase family protein, protein MYLDHAATSPLRPEARAAMADGFAIWANPSSPHAEGRKAKAALEDARERVKRALAWEGEAIFTSGASEALAIALGRAKADRRIVSAVEHDAVFRAAPGAEAVPMRDGAVDTGALDAALAGQGRPLVAIQQLNPETGTLVLQQGSAAERLRQAGGLVLADCAQSAGKIALPECDMAVVSAHKLGGPVGVGALLVRDFAMLEPVGGHERGYRAGTENLPAIMGFAAALEMAGDWRTDAAQREAFAAAFRAVRVAPGEEQAPHILALAHPAMSAQALLIRLDAMGFAVSAGSACSSGTLKKSRVLDAFGVADEIAARTIRVSLGWSTTAEELERFVAAWTSLCQ, encoded by the coding sequence ATCTATCTCGATCATGCCGCGACCAGCCCGCTTCGCCCCGAGGCACGCGCAGCGATGGCGGACGGCTTTGCCATCTGGGCCAACCCCTCCAGCCCCCACGCGGAGGGGCGCAAGGCCAAGGCCGCGCTGGAGGATGCGCGCGAGCGGGTCAAACGCGCGCTGGCGTGGGAAGGGGAAGCGATCTTCACTTCGGGCGCGAGCGAGGCGCTGGCGATCGCGCTGGGGCGCGCGAAAGCGGACCGGCGGATCGTCTCGGCCGTGGAGCACGATGCCGTGTTCCGCGCGGCGCCCGGCGCCGAGGCGGTGCCGATGCGCGATGGCGCGGTGGATACAGGCGCGCTCGACGCGGCGCTGGCGGGGCAGGGCCGGCCTCTGGTGGCGATCCAGCAGCTCAACCCGGAAACCGGCACGCTTGTCCTGCAACAGGGCTCGGCGGCGGAGCGCCTGCGCCAGGCGGGCGGGCTGGTGCTCGCCGATTGCGCGCAGTCGGCGGGCAAGATCGCCTTGCCCGAATGCGACATGGCGGTCGTCTCCGCGCACAAGCTGGGCGGCCCGGTCGGCGTCGGGGCGCTGCTGGTCCGCGACTTCGCTATGCTGGAGCCGGTCGGCGGGCACGAGCGCGGCTATCGCGCGGGGACCGAGAACCTGCCGGCGATCATGGGCTTCGCCGCGGCGCTCGAAATGGCCGGTGACTGGCGGACCGATGCCGCGCAGCGGGAGGCTTTCGCGGCCGCCTTCCGCGCGGTTCGCGTGGCGCCCGGCGAGGAGCAGGCGCCGCATATCCTCGCGCTCGCGCATCCGGCGATGAGCGCGCAGGCGCTGTTGATCCGGCTCGACGCGATGGGCTTCGCGGTCTCGGCGGGCAGCGCCTGCTCCTCCGGCACGCTGAAGAAGAGCCGCGTTCTCGATGCCTTCGGCGTCGCCGACGAAATCGCCGCCCGGACGATCCGCGTCAGCCTGGGCTGGAGCACGACCGCCGAGGAGCTGGAGCGGTTCGTCGCGGCATGGACATCGCTCTGCCAATGA
- a CDS encoding alpha/beta hydrolase, with amino-acid sequence MPSVIFPGPEGRLEGRFSPPPRPRAPVAMILHPHPQGGGTMNERITQRLYKTFVDRGFATLRFNFRGVGRSQGSFDNGVGELSDAAAALDWVQSIHQEAQVTWVAGVSFGALIGMQLLMRRPEIRGFISIAPPANMYDFSFLAPCPASGIFVQGAADSVVQPAAVAKLVEKLRTQKHITIHHEEIPRANHFFENEIDELMASVDNYLDFRLDPNCPIK; translated from the coding sequence ATGCCCTCAGTCATCTTTCCCGGCCCCGAAGGCCGCCTCGAAGGTCGTTTCTCTCCGCCCCCGCGCCCGCGCGCGCCCGTTGCGATGATCCTCCACCCGCACCCGCAGGGGGGCGGCACGATGAACGAGCGGATCACGCAGCGGCTTTACAAGACGTTCGTCGATCGCGGCTTCGCCACGCTGCGGTTCAACTTTCGCGGCGTCGGGCGCAGCCAGGGCAGCTTCGACAACGGGGTGGGCGAGCTGTCCGATGCCGCCGCCGCGCTCGACTGGGTGCAGTCGATCCACCAGGAAGCGCAGGTCACCTGGGTCGCGGGGGTCAGCTTCGGCGCCCTGATCGGGATGCAGCTGCTGATGCGCCGGCCCGAGATTCGCGGCTTCATCTCGATCGCGCCGCCCGCCAACATGTATGATTTCAGCTTCCTCGCCCCGTGCCCGGCCAGCGGCATTTTCGTCCAGGGCGCGGCCGACAGCGTGGTGCAGCCGGCCGCCGTCGCCAAGCTGGTGGAAAAGCTGCGGACGCAGAAGCACATCACCATCCATCACGAGGAAATCCCGCGGGCCAATCACTTCTTCGAAAACGAGATCGACGAACTGATGGCCTCGGTCGACAACTACCTCGACTTCCGCCTCGATCCCAATTGCCCGATCAAATAG
- a CDS encoding TonB family protein: MAYIDSRSRNDRIKSVAGVVAVHGALGYALLVGLQASGVIEEVPTLIGETITEVPVAPPPEPDPAPSADDPAPSTNPATAPTPTIDLPDTRPDIAVIDIELPPIALDNEIVPLPTPAPSPGLGAGQEPVAASPRNDPAGWVTQGDYRASWINRELTGIARFRLDIGADGRVRSCTITGSSGHAELDRATCDLVTRRARFEPARGVDGSRAPGSYSSAVSWQIPN; this comes from the coding sequence ATGGCCTATATCGATTCCCGTTCGCGGAACGACCGCATCAAGTCGGTCGCCGGCGTGGTCGCCGTTCATGGCGCGCTCGGCTATGCCTTGCTGGTCGGCTTGCAGGCGAGCGGCGTCATAGAGGAGGTGCCGACGCTGATCGGCGAAACGATAACCGAAGTGCCGGTGGCCCCGCCGCCCGAGCCCGACCCCGCGCCGTCCGCCGACGACCCGGCCCCGTCGACCAACCCGGCAACGGCGCCGACACCCACGATCGACCTGCCCGACACCCGCCCCGACATCGCGGTGATCGATATCGAGCTGCCGCCGATCGCGCTCGACAACGAGATCGTGCCGCTGCCCACCCCTGCGCCCTCGCCCGGCCTCGGTGCGGGGCAGGAGCCGGTCGCGGCGAGCCCGCGCAACGATCCGGCAGGCTGGGTGACGCAGGGCGATTATCGCGCTTCGTGGATCAACCGCGAGCTGACCGGCATCGCGCGCTTCCGGCTGGACATCGGGGCTGACGGGCGGGTGCGGAGCTGCACGATCACCGGCTCCAGCGGCCATGCCGAACTCGACCGCGCGACCTGCGACCTGGTGACGCGGCGCGCCCGGTTCGAACCGGCGCGCGGCGTCGACGGCAGCCGGGCGCCGGGCAGCTACAGCAGCGCGGTATCCTGGCAGATCCCGAACTGA
- a CDS encoding DUF937 domain-containing protein, with amino-acid sequence MNMLDALRQSGGLSAMADQLGISEAQAANGAESLLPAILGGFRKRCQAGGAGSGGIGDLVGMLGSLGGSGLMENVLGPQPTDVSRGNDVLGQIFGSKDVSRQVAGHASQQSGLDPALLKKMLPILAMLVGGYLSSQAGGGGTRPAAGRGGGGILGNILGGMLGGGRRSGGAAAGGGPGGIGAMLDFDGDGNPLDDIIGMAGKLRG; translated from the coding sequence ATGAACATGCTCGATGCACTGCGCCAGAGCGGCGGCCTGAGCGCGATGGCCGATCAGCTGGGCATCAGCGAGGCGCAGGCGGCAAACGGCGCCGAATCGCTCCTTCCCGCCATCCTGGGGGGATTTCGCAAACGCTGCCAGGCGGGGGGCGCAGGCTCGGGCGGGATCGGCGACCTCGTCGGAATGCTCGGCAGCCTCGGCGGCAGCGGCCTGATGGAAAACGTGCTCGGCCCGCAGCCGACCGACGTTTCGCGCGGCAACGACGTTCTGGGGCAGATTTTCGGCTCGAAGGACGTGAGCCGCCAGGTGGCCGGCCACGCCTCGCAGCAGAGCGGGCTGGACCCGGCGCTGCTCAAGAAGATGCTGCCGATCCTCGCCATGCTGGTGGGCGGATACCTTTCCTCGCAGGCGGGCGGGGGCGGCACGCGCCCGGCCGCGGGGCGCGGCGGCGGGGGAATCCTCGGCAATATCCTGGGCGGAATGCTGGGTGGCGGGCGCCGGTCCGGCGGTGCGGCCGCGGGCGGCGGACCGGGCGGGATCGGTGCGATGCTCGATTTCGACGGCGACGGCAATCCGCTCGACGACATCATCGGCATGGCCGGCAAGCTGCGCGGCTGA
- a CDS encoding DUF3597 domain-containing protein yields MGIFSSIKKAIFGGDDDKDAKPATTATTAAPAPSQPAPQPRAIDEVDVAARLDAMPGADKLNWRTSIVDLLKLIGIDSSYENRKELAQELGNTDYSGSAEDNILLHRQTMRELAKNGGKVPAEFLD; encoded by the coding sequence ATGGGTATTTTCAGTTCGATCAAGAAGGCGATCTTCGGCGGCGACGACGACAAAGACGCGAAGCCGGCGACCACCGCCACCACCGCCGCCCCTGCGCCGAGCCAGCCCGCACCGCAGCCCCGCGCCATCGACGAAGTCGACGTGGCCGCGCGGCTGGACGCCATGCCGGGCGCCGACAAGCTCAACTGGCGCACCTCGATCGTCGACCTGCTGAAGCTGATCGGCATCGATTCGAGTTACGAGAACCGCAAGGAGCTGGCGCAGGAGCTTGGCAACACCGACTATTCCGGTTCGGCCGAAGACAATATCCTGCTGCACAGGCAGACGATGCGCGAGCTGGCGAAGAACGGCGGCAAGGTACCGGCCGAGTTCCTCGACTGA
- a CDS encoding DUF885 domain-containing protein yields the protein MTHITTSITRRQALAGLGAGASLVALGGCQRALTAPATPAAAPASEAGAAMLEDIAYNLLAHEPERATGLGVDTGPHAALRARLEDQSPAGQRAYAETLRADLARVRAYDTAALDADTRTSFEVVESAYSTALDGFALPYGDVAVGSWRNSPYVVIQNVGTYIDMPRFMDTTHPVRDAADAEAYLARLEALPAVLDGELARIRQARAMGVVPPDFLLDKAIAQMEQTIAETAQGGVLVDSLAERTREAGIAGDWRRQAHALVSGPVTAALRRQLAELRAERAVAGSDAGMWAQPRGDEWYAWGLRAATTTTLSPDEIHRIGLDELAALHGRMDPILKEIGYTTGTVGERMRALAEDPRYKFAKGDPGRKEIMDFIHERIAWIKSQMPRAFDTLVDPNLEVRRLPLAEEPGAPGAYGGAGSKDGSIPGRMWINLRTTDLHRKYDLADLTYHETIPGHVWEGEYSNRLPLIRSILSFSAFSEGWALYAEQIADELGAYDDFKVGRLGYLQSLAFRACRLVVDTGLHHKRWTREQGRQFFVERNGSKPDEVASEVDRYCSWPGQACGYKIGHSEIVRQRERAQAALGNAYDFKAFNDAVVLGGNAPLDVMAKNVGRYIQRAGG from the coding sequence ATGACCCACATCACGACTTCGATCACCCGTCGCCAGGCCCTCGCCGGGCTTGGCGCGGGTGCCTCGCTGGTCGCGCTCGGCGGTTGCCAGCGCGCCCTTACCGCTCCCGCCACCCCTGCCGCCGCTCCCGCAAGCGAGGCCGGCGCGGCAATGCTGGAAGACATTGCCTACAACCTCCTCGCGCACGAGCCGGAGCGGGCGACCGGGCTGGGCGTGGACACGGGGCCCCATGCCGCCTTGCGCGCCCGGCTGGAGGATCAGTCGCCGGCGGGCCAGCGGGCCTATGCCGAAACGCTGCGCGCCGACCTCGCCCGCGTGCGCGCCTACGACACCGCCGCGCTCGACGCCGATACCCGGACCAGCTTCGAAGTGGTCGAAAGCGCCTATAGCACCGCGCTCGACGGGTTCGCCCTGCCCTATGGCGATGTCGCGGTGGGAAGCTGGCGCAATTCGCCTTACGTCGTGATCCAGAACGTCGGCACGTACATCGACATGCCGCGCTTCATGGACACCACGCACCCGGTGCGCGACGCCGCCGATGCCGAGGCCTATCTCGCGCGGCTGGAGGCGCTGCCCGCCGTGCTCGACGGAGAGCTGGCGCGCATCCGGCAGGCGCGCGCGATGGGCGTGGTGCCGCCCGATTTTCTGCTCGACAAGGCCATCGCGCAGATGGAGCAGACGATCGCCGAAACCGCGCAGGGCGGCGTGCTGGTCGACTCGCTGGCCGAGCGCACGCGGGAGGCGGGGATCGCGGGCGACTGGCGCCGGCAGGCCCACGCCCTCGTCAGTGGCCCGGTGACCGCGGCGCTGCGCCGCCAGCTGGCGGAGCTGCGCGCCGAACGCGCCGTGGCCGGTTCCGACGCCGGCATGTGGGCGCAGCCGCGCGGCGACGAATGGTACGCCTGGGGCCTGCGCGCCGCGACCACGACAACGCTCTCGCCCGACGAGATCCACCGGATCGGCCTCGACGAACTGGCCGCGCTGCACGGGCGGATGGATCCGATCCTGAAAGAGATCGGCTATACCACCGGCACCGTGGGCGAACGGATGCGCGCCCTGGCGGAAGACCCGCGCTACAAGTTCGCGAAAGGCGATCCGGGGCGGAAGGAAATCATGGATTTCATCCACGAGCGGATTGCATGGATCAAGTCGCAGATGCCGCGCGCGTTCGACACGCTGGTCGATCCCAACCTGGAAGTGCGCCGCCTCCCGCTCGCCGAAGAACCCGGGGCGCCGGGCGCCTATGGCGGCGCGGGGAGCAAGGACGGTTCGATCCCCGGCCGGATGTGGATCAACCTGCGCACGACCGACCTGCACCGCAAATACGACCTCGCCGACCTCACTTATCACGAGACGATCCCCGGCCATGTGTGGGAAGGCGAATATTCGAACCGCCTCCCGCTGATCCGCTCGATCCTGTCGTTCAGCGCTTTCTCCGAAGGCTGGGCGCTCTATGCCGAGCAGATCGCCGACGAGCTGGGCGCCTACGACGATTTCAAGGTCGGCCGCCTCGGCTATCTGCAAAGCCTCGCCTTCCGCGCCTGCCGGCTGGTGGTCGACACCGGGCTGCACCACAAACGCTGGACGCGCGAACAGGGGCGGCAGTTCTTCGTCGAGCGCAACGGTTCGAAGCCCGACGAAGTGGCAAGCGAAGTCGACCGCTATTGCTCGTGGCCGGGCCAGGCCTGCGGCTACAAGATCGGCCACAGCGAGATCGTGCGCCAGCGCGAGCGGGCGCAGGCCGCGCTCGGCAACGCCTACGATTTCAAGGCGTTCAACGACGCCGTCGTCCTGGGCGGCAATGCCCCGCTGGATGTCATGGCGAAGAACGTCGGCCGCTATATCCAGCGCGCGGGCGGCTGA
- a CDS encoding DEAD/DEAH box helicase, which translates to MTFADLGLSPELLKAVEAAGYSEPTPIQAQAIPPVLMMKDIIGIAQTGTGKTAGFVLPMIDILASGRRRALMPRSLILEPTRELAAQVAENFEKYGVNHDLKMALLIGGVQMGDQVKALNDGVDVLIATPGRLMDLFERGKILLNGCELLVIDEADRMLDMGFIPDIEFICSKLPETRQTMLFSATMPPPIEKLAKKFLDNPKRIEVSRAASTNKDITAFKVPVKTRQKRETLRWLLRNDLVETAIVFANRKTTVRELNKSLQRHGFASGEIHGDMDQTSRLRELDRFKAGEVNILVASDVAARGLDIKGVSHVFNFDTPWHPDDYVHRIGRTGRAGAKGRAFTLVADEDAEAIANVEKLTGAEIPVFGKKDVRVELAPAPRDDGESAARDEKKPRRARRARDDDAPEPARENGPGKERAPAKPRRAKPAARGERPEGRRSRRDEPDAPVPPGEWNGPQPDFLGVSATGG; encoded by the coding sequence ATGACTTTCGCCGATCTCGGCCTATCACCCGAATTGCTCAAGGCGGTCGAAGCCGCCGGTTACAGCGAGCCGACGCCGATCCAGGCGCAGGCCATTCCCCCCGTGCTGATGATGAAGGACATCATCGGCATCGCCCAGACCGGCACCGGCAAGACAGCCGGCTTCGTGCTGCCGATGATCGACATCCTCGCCAGCGGCCGCCGCCGCGCGCTGATGCCGCGCAGCCTGATTCTGGAGCCGACCCGCGAACTCGCCGCCCAGGTGGCGGAAAATTTCGAGAAATACGGCGTCAATCACGATCTCAAGATGGCGCTGCTGATCGGCGGCGTGCAGATGGGCGATCAGGTCAAGGCGCTCAACGACGGGGTCGATGTCCTGATCGCGACGCCGGGCCGCCTGATGGACTTGTTCGAACGCGGCAAGATCCTGCTCAACGGGTGCGAGCTGCTGGTGATCGACGAGGCGGACCGGATGCTCGACATGGGGTTCATCCCCGATATCGAGTTCATCTGTTCCAAGCTCCCCGAAACCCGCCAGACGATGCTGTTTTCGGCGACGATGCCGCCGCCGATCGAAAAGCTGGCGAAGAAGTTCCTCGACAATCCCAAGCGGATCGAGGTGAGCCGCGCGGCGAGCACGAACAAGGATATCACCGCGTTCAAGGTGCCGGTGAAGACCCGCCAGAAGCGCGAGACGCTGCGCTGGCTGCTGCGCAACGACCTGGTCGAAACCGCGATCGTCTTCGCCAACCGCAAGACCACCGTGCGCGAACTCAACAAGAGCTTGCAGCGCCACGGTTTCGCCAGCGGAGAGATCCACGGCGACATGGACCAGACCAGCCGCCTGCGCGAACTGGACCGGTTCAAGGCGGGCGAGGTGAACATTCTCGTCGCCAGCGACGTCGCCGCGCGCGGCCTCGACATCAAGGGCGTCAGCCACGTATTCAATTTCGACACGCCCTGGCATCCCGACGACTACGTTCACCGGATCGGCCGGACGGGGCGGGCAGGGGCCAAGGGCCGCGCCTTCACTCTGGTCGCGGACGAAGATGCCGAGGCGATCGCGAATGTCGAGAAGCTGACCGGCGCCGAAATTCCCGTGTTTGGGAAGAAGGACGTGCGGGTCGAACTCGCGCCCGCGCCGCGCGACGACGGCGAGAGCGCCGCGCGCGACGAGAAGAAGCCGCGCCGCGCCCGCCGCGCGCGCGACGACGATGCGCCGGAACCGGCCCGCGAGAACGGCCCCGGCAAGGAACGCGCCCCGGCAAAGCCGCGCCGCGCCAAGCCGGCCGCGCGCGGGGAGCGGCCCGAAGGCCGCCGCAGCCGCCGCGACGAACCGGACGCGCCGGTTCCGCCGGGCGAATGGAACGGCCCGCAGCCCGATTTCCTCGGCGTCAGCGCCACCGGCGGCTAG